In Zingiber officinale cultivar Zhangliang chromosome 3A, Zo_v1.1, whole genome shotgun sequence, the DNA window ACACCAACAATGTCGATGCAGCCGCGAGAAATTCGGGGAGGTGCACGCCAAGCTGTGGTGGGAGGAGAACAGAGAAAGAATCCAGACACAGTATCTATAGAACTGGGTGAGTCTTGTCCGACTTCAATATCAGAAACaatttcagaaaaaaaaagaTAGGGGAAAATATGTTCGATCTGAGCTACCATTCAAATCATCCGATTCTTGTTGTTTCTAAAACATGCTTCATGATCTCTCATATGCTATAACTCAACTAAGAACACTAAGAAAGCCAAACCAATCCATTGCAAGAAATTCTTGCCTAAAGAAGGATTTCCTCATTCGCGAACCACAAATTCTTCTGGCAAATTAGTAGCTTCTCGCCCGCTTCGTTGAATTCGgtgttgtgtttgttgcatttccATCGCATCCCTTTGGCAATGGTGGTTATTGCGTCGAGAAAATAGGTCGATTCGCGTATCATCGCGTAGCCCTGGGGACGTAGGATTCTGTCCATCTCGAGCAGCACATATTTCATATCGCATCTGTCAAAACATGAAAAACTCAGGATATAACTCTAGCAAGTTCGTTTTAGAGTAAGATAGAATCGTAGTAGACAAAGTATCGTTAGAAGTTTTCGACTAGGAGAGTCACTGATAGAATATTTAGTTACCTATGACTTTCAGCAGTAAATAACCCATCGAGGTGCAAGAGGTCGTACGTTCGAGGGTATGTTGAGAATGGCTCACACCTGAGGCAGAAGTTTGAAACAACATCATTGTTAGATTGACAAAATTGTGATTACATGAAGATCGATTCTGTCAAACAGGGATTCGAAAAACAGATGAGTACGAGTCAAGCACGACGATGAGCTTTTGTAACTCGAGCATAAATTGCAACATAAGATAAAATGAAACTTGTTCTCGAAGCAGGTAGCCGTATATGAAATAAATTTGAGTTAATAGATATAGGATTTGTGCAAGTAACTGCAAGCatttcagtaaaaaaaaaaaaaccaaaaataaaaatgGCCAGTCAGATATACAAAACTCCTATCACTGTGAAATTTTGGGAAGGATCAAATCATATTAGATTTATTGTATAGAGCTTTTTCTTAtattttgcaagaggctattttcaaaacttaaacttGTGACTTCAATGTCAGAAGAGAACAATAAAAATCATGTTTTTATATCATTAGCTAGGATTTCAAATGATTGTTATAACCACTAGCTCCATTGGTCTCCTTTTTATCATTGTTAAGTCCTCTTCTTTGGTCCTACCCTTTCCTTAATTAATATGCATATTTGTCATAAACTCACATTGTCTAACAAAAATATTTATTCATCGTCTAGTATATTTCTACTAAGCTTATTAGCATGTAGTGTAATTAATTGAATTAGATGATCAATGGCAGTGAAACTTATCAGAGGTCTGTATCTTACCAGTCATGGTAGGTGCCAATTAGTCCCCTGTCATAGACCACACCAAGAGAACTTGGACCATAAGAAGAGACGACATTCATCACCCAAATTGGAGAAGCTACAAGAGCTGCGGCAAGCCCTCCATACAAAGTATTCATGTCCATGACATTGCGAATTTGGTCGCTTCCTAGAGCAGGTAGTAAAGACTTGTAGTGATTTACCCTGATCTTCCATTTACCCTCGTCATGCTTGAATCCACCAGAAACCCCACTAGGAACCACAGACGTGCGCTCGGGAGCAACATGCAACCTGTTCGGCCAATTCGGGATAGAAGCTAGCCCCAGCTTGTAGTTTTGGCTTGGAATAGTTAAGCATGCACGTAGTGGAGTGTACCATGCTGAATCAGGATCCATGCTATCATCACACTTAGGTGGGTAAGAAGATGGACTAAGTTGATCATAGCAAGTGTTGTTTGGAGACTTCTGCCAAACAGCGATGTCATCCTTTTTGTCGTATAGGTTGAAACACATGCTTGTTAGCAATTTCTGTAAATCCTCAAAGTTTGATTTCTGTTCTTCCGCTGTGGTATTCCACCCACGCCATCTGTTTTCATAGTTTACTGGTGGTCCAGAGAGAACCCAGAAGCCACCAGGTCGAAGTATTCTGTGTATCTCCAGAAGATAAATGCCATCTGATAAATACAACAAATGCTTCAAACAATAAAACTATTTGAAATTGAGTAAATTAAGAACAGGAACTGGATAGTAACCATATTGAATTTTTTTATGTCCAAGAGGCAGGTAAGGTATAAAAGTGATGCAGGCCTATGAAATAAGCAAAATGAAGATACAATTTATGATTGGGAGAGGTTAGACAGAAGGAAATGGAATTACACCAAAAAAAATAGTGTAATGAATTTTTAGTTTAAGTTAACACAAGTTGGCGTCTGTATATGATGAGCACAGTTCGAGAGTCAGCATTATCAAGTATGCAGTGGCAGTGTGATGATTATTACCAGTGTGTGCATACAGTCACTGCTAATGTTGAAGTCAATAGGCCACCAAAATTTACTCATTTTTTCTAGTTCTTTGgccaacatttttttttaaatttgctaCATATCATATAGTATTATTCAATTCATTACTTGCGACAAATTCCAACATATGAATCTACTGTTAGCTAGCTAAAGTTAAATCAGTTCAAGTTCTTTTCGGGAATCAAACCAAAATGTAGAACCACTATAAGCTTTTCAgattattgatttttttaaaaaaaaaaattctgaggtgaaaaataaaataatatagagTTGGGACAAATATAGCTTGAGGATGATGATGGCAACCTGGTTTAGATTCTGGATCTGCCATTGCCATGCATGAGCAAGCATGTGAACAGCATGATTCAATGAGAGTAGAATGGTTTTTCCACAGTGCTAGTAAGTTGGTTTTTACTAAATTCCTCTATATACTGCAATTCTATTACATATAAATAGAAACTCAAACCTCCAGGTTTAACTATATCTTATTAAATAtcagttgtatttttttttaattatgtacCACATAATTGTTTGCATTCAAGGAAAATATCATAAGAATAAAGTAGAATTGTTTGTATCAAATTTTACTTTCTTTGCTACCTCATCCTCGAATAACtttataagaaaaattttcataagaaaAGCAAGTAGCTTATGCAATCA includes these proteins:
- the LOC122052226 gene encoding probable methyltransferase PMT21 produces the protein MERHCPPIVERKQCLVPPPDGYKPPIRWPKSKDQCWYRNVPYDWINNQKANQHWLRKEGNKFFFPGGGTMFPNGVGAYIDLMQNLIPGMKDGTVRTAIDTGCGVASWGGDLLDRGILTVSLAPKDNHEAQVQFALERGIPAILGIISTQRLPFPSNSFDLAHCSRCLIPWTEFDGIYLLEIHRILRPGGFWVLSGPPVNYENRWRGWNTTAEEQKSNFEDLQKLLTSMCFNLYDKKDDIAVWQKSPNNTCYDQLSPSSYPPKCDDSMDPDSAWYTPLRACLTIPSQNYKLGLASIPNWPNRLHVAPERTSVVPSGVSGGFKHDEGKWKIRVNHYKSLLPALGSDQIRNVMDMNTLYGGLAAALVASPIWVMNVVSSYGPSSLGVVYDRGLIGTYHDWCEPFSTYPRTYDLLHLDGLFTAESHRCDMKYVLLEMDRILRPQGYAMIRESTYFLDAITTIAKGMRWKCNKHNTEFNEAGEKLLICQKNLWFANEEILL